From Arthrobacter sp. FW306-2-2C-D06B, a single genomic window includes:
- a CDS encoding organic hydroperoxide resistance protein yields MKTLYIAEALASGEGREGNARTNDGKLDVALASPVELGGNGQGTNPEQLFAAGYAACFHSALRLVGRKARVDLTDSAVAAKIHFGALEGSEGYGLAAELEIALPALDRETAEQLVAKAHQICPYSNATRGNIAVDIRLVEVAA; encoded by the coding sequence GTGAAGACTCTGTACATAGCCGAGGCACTCGCCTCCGGTGAAGGCCGCGAAGGCAACGCACGCACCAATGACGGCAAGCTGGACGTAGCGCTCGCCAGCCCGGTGGAACTGGGCGGAAACGGCCAGGGCACCAACCCTGAGCAACTTTTCGCCGCAGGTTACGCGGCATGCTTCCACTCGGCACTCAGGCTGGTGGGACGCAAGGCCCGGGTGGATCTGACTGATTCCGCCGTCGCCGCCAAGATCCATTTCGGTGCCTTGGAGGGCAGCGAGGGATACGGCCTCGCGGCGGAGCTTGAGATCGCGCTGCCTGCCCTCGACAGGGAAACCGCCGAGCAACTCGTGGCCAAAGCCCACCAGATCTGCCCCTACTCCAACGCGACCCGCGGGAACATCGCCGTCGACATCAGGCTTGTGGAGGTGGCAGCATGA
- a CDS encoding NADP-dependent oxidoreductase has translation MSSALPKSTREIQLASRPQGRPVQENFRLAESDLPELQDGQILVRNEFMSVDPYMRGRMNDAKSYSAPFRLDAALDGGAVGEVIASRSEALKVGDVVVHQLGWREYSVVDAASATPVPAGLAPTSAFLGALGMTGLTAYAGLLKVAEFKAGDVVFVSGAAGAVGSIVGQVAKAMGASKVIGSAGSPEKVARLLELGFDAAFDYHAGPVVKQLREAAGERGIDVYFDNVGGEHLEAALAVLTVGGRVAMCGAISQYNSTEPASGPRNLAVAIGKQLTLRGFLVGGQRQHTAEFAQNMAGWLADGTVRYDETIVEGLENAPKAFIDLLDGANTGKMLVRLP, from the coding sequence ATGAGTTCCGCACTTCCCAAGAGCACCCGCGAAATCCAGCTGGCATCCCGCCCGCAAGGACGCCCCGTCCAGGAGAACTTCCGGCTGGCCGAGAGCGATCTGCCGGAGCTGCAGGACGGCCAGATCCTCGTCCGCAACGAGTTCATGTCGGTCGATCCCTACATGCGCGGCCGCATGAACGACGCGAAGTCGTATTCGGCACCTTTCCGACTCGACGCAGCGCTCGACGGCGGTGCGGTGGGTGAGGTGATCGCGTCCCGTTCCGAGGCACTCAAGGTGGGTGACGTCGTCGTGCACCAGCTCGGCTGGCGCGAATACTCGGTGGTGGATGCGGCAAGCGCGACGCCGGTTCCAGCCGGCCTGGCGCCGACGTCGGCGTTCCTCGGAGCGCTTGGCATGACGGGCCTGACGGCATATGCCGGGCTGCTCAAGGTTGCCGAGTTCAAAGCCGGGGACGTCGTCTTCGTTTCAGGTGCCGCAGGCGCAGTGGGTTCGATCGTCGGTCAGGTCGCCAAGGCAATGGGCGCTTCCAAGGTGATCGGCAGCGCCGGTTCGCCGGAGAAGGTGGCTCGCTTGCTGGAACTCGGCTTCGACGCGGCCTTCGACTACCACGCCGGTCCCGTCGTGAAGCAACTTCGCGAGGCTGCGGGGGAGCGCGGGATCGACGTCTACTTTGACAACGTCGGCGGCGAACACCTCGAGGCTGCCCTCGCCGTCCTCACTGTGGGTGGCCGCGTGGCAATGTGCGGCGCCATTTCGCAGTACAACTCCACAGAGCCCGCATCGGGCCCGCGGAACCTGGCCGTGGCCATCGGAAAGCAACTGACCCTGCGTGGCTTCCTCGTGGGCGGCCAGAGGCAGCACACCGCCGAGTTCGCCCAGAACATGGCCGGATGGCTGGCGGACGGAACGGTCCGCTACGACGAGACGATCGTCGAGGGACTGGAAAACGCGCCCAAGGCCTTCATCGACCTCCTGGATGGAGCCAACACCGGGAAGATGCTGGTCCGTCTGCCCTGA
- a CDS encoding BMP family lipoprotein, translated as MKQSLRATLKRGSFAGVATAGAAALLLAGCGSAPSASSSGSATKSDYTACMVSDSGGFDDKSFNQSGYEGLQAAAKDLSIQEKHVQSKADTDYDPNLRSMVQQGCKLTVTVGFLLGDATKNIATANPNSHFAIIDYSDPTFPKNVKPIVYNTAQAAFLAGYLAAGTSKTGKVATFGGLNIPTVSIFMDGFSDGVKYYNQKKGKSVQLLGWDKDKQDGTFVGDFKQVDKGKVLTQGFLDQGADVVLPVAGPVGAGAGSAILDAKAKGTDAKLIWVDSDGYLTAPAYKSVILTSVQKTMATAVETVIKADKDGKFDPSPYVGTLDNGGVALAPFHDLDSAVPADMKSDLDQLKKDIISGAVKVESKSSPK; from the coding sequence TTGAAGCAATCACTGCGTGCCACACTAAAGCGCGGTTCATTTGCAGGCGTCGCAACTGCGGGCGCCGCTGCACTTTTGCTGGCAGGCTGCGGTAGCGCACCGTCGGCGTCGAGCTCGGGCAGCGCCACCAAGTCGGACTACACCGCATGCATGGTGTCCGACTCCGGCGGCTTCGATGACAAGTCGTTCAACCAGTCGGGCTACGAGGGCCTTCAGGCAGCAGCCAAGGACCTGAGCATCCAGGAGAAGCACGTCCAGTCCAAGGCCGACACGGACTACGACCCCAACCTTCGTTCCATGGTCCAGCAAGGCTGCAAGCTGACGGTGACGGTCGGCTTCCTGCTTGGCGACGCCACCAAGAACATCGCGACGGCGAACCCCAACAGCCACTTCGCCATCATCGACTACTCGGACCCCACCTTCCCGAAGAACGTCAAGCCGATTGTCTATAACACTGCCCAGGCCGCGTTCCTGGCCGGGTACCTCGCCGCCGGCACTTCCAAGACCGGCAAGGTTGCGACCTTCGGTGGACTTAACATCCCCACCGTGAGCATCTTCATGGACGGCTTCTCTGACGGCGTGAAGTACTACAACCAGAAGAAGGGCAAGTCCGTCCAGCTGCTCGGCTGGGACAAGGACAAGCAGGACGGAACGTTCGTCGGCGACTTCAAGCAGGTCGACAAGGGCAAGGTCCTCACCCAGGGATTCCTGGACCAAGGGGCCGACGTCGTCCTTCCCGTCGCCGGTCCGGTTGGAGCGGGCGCCGGAAGTGCGATCCTTGACGCCAAGGCAAAGGGCACGGACGCAAAGCTGATCTGGGTCGACTCGGATGGCTACCTGACCGCACCCGCCTACAAGTCGGTCATCCTGACCTCGGTCCAGAAGACCATGGCGACCGCCGTCGAAACGGTCATCAAGGCTGACAAGGACGGCAAGTTCGACCCCAGCCCGTACGTCGGCACACTCGACAACGGGGGCGTGGCGCTTGCCCCGTTCCACGATCTCGATTCCGCTGTTCCGGCAGACATGAAGAGCGATCTTGACCAGTTGAAGAAGGACATCATCTCCGGCGCAGTCAAGGTCGAATCTAAGTCCAGCCCCAAGTAA
- a CDS encoding ABC transporter ATP-binding protein yields MKLELKGITKRFGSLVANDHIDLVVEPGQVHCLLGENGAGKSTLMNVLYGLYDPSDGEILVDGKPVVFKGPGDAMAAGIGMVHQHFMLIPVFTVAENVALGNEATKAAGFLNLDETRRRISEISKQYGFHVDPDALVEDLPVGVQQRVEIIKALVRDAEVLILDEPTAVLTPQETDELLDIIRQLKAAGKSIVFISHKLREVKEISDIITVIRRGKVVGSADPSASPTELASAMVGRAVSLTLEKKPAQPGAATFKVRDLTVVDHNGQHVVDGLSFDIAKGEVLAIAGVQGNGQTELTEAILGVQQHVTGSIVLDDVELLGKSVKQVLSAGVGFVPEDRKIDGLVGTFSISENMILDLYDKAPFAQGIGMKPALIASHAEKKVEEFDVRTPSIDVAVGTLSGGNQQKVVLARELSRPLRLFIASQPTRGLDVGSIEFVHKRVIAERDNGTPVMIVSTELDEVLELADRIAVLYRGKLVGIVPAGTSRDVLGLMMAGVPEHEAELTAHKTLEGGTHV; encoded by the coding sequence TTGAAACTCGAACTGAAAGGGATCACGAAGCGCTTCGGATCCCTCGTAGCCAATGACCACATCGATCTCGTGGTTGAACCCGGCCAAGTCCATTGCCTCCTGGGCGAAAACGGTGCCGGCAAATCCACCCTGATGAATGTCCTATACGGGCTCTACGACCCCAGCGACGGCGAAATCCTGGTCGACGGAAAACCTGTTGTTTTCAAGGGTCCCGGCGATGCCATGGCAGCGGGGATCGGAATGGTCCACCAGCACTTCATGCTGATTCCGGTATTCACCGTCGCAGAAAATGTCGCGCTGGGAAACGAAGCCACCAAGGCAGCCGGTTTCCTGAACCTGGATGAAACACGCCGCAGGATCTCCGAGATTTCCAAGCAGTACGGATTCCACGTCGACCCCGATGCCCTCGTGGAAGACCTGCCCGTTGGCGTGCAGCAACGGGTCGAGATCATCAAGGCACTCGTGCGCGACGCCGAAGTCCTGATCCTCGATGAACCGACCGCGGTTCTCACTCCGCAGGAAACCGATGAGCTCCTGGACATCATCCGGCAGCTCAAAGCCGCCGGAAAATCGATTGTCTTCATTTCGCACAAATTGCGCGAGGTCAAGGAAATTTCGGACATCATCACCGTGATCCGGCGGGGCAAAGTCGTGGGCTCGGCCGATCCCTCGGCGTCCCCGACGGAACTCGCCTCGGCGATGGTGGGCCGGGCGGTCAGCTTGACCCTGGAAAAGAAGCCAGCCCAACCGGGTGCGGCGACCTTCAAAGTCCGGGACCTGACCGTTGTGGACCACAACGGCCAGCACGTCGTGGACGGGCTCAGCTTCGACATCGCCAAGGGTGAAGTGCTCGCCATCGCCGGTGTCCAAGGCAACGGCCAGACGGAACTCACCGAAGCCATCCTCGGCGTCCAGCAGCACGTCACCGGGTCCATCGTCCTCGACGATGTCGAACTGCTCGGCAAGAGCGTCAAGCAGGTCCTTTCCGCCGGCGTCGGGTTCGTCCCTGAGGACCGCAAGATCGACGGCCTGGTGGGAACGTTCTCCATTTCCGAGAACATGATCCTGGACCTGTACGACAAGGCACCTTTCGCCCAAGGCATCGGCATGAAACCGGCCTTGATTGCTTCGCACGCGGAGAAGAAGGTCGAGGAGTTCGATGTGCGGACGCCGTCGATCGATGTCGCTGTGGGTACGCTCTCGGGCGGCAACCAGCAAAAGGTGGTCCTGGCCCGGGAGCTGTCCAGGCCATTGAGGCTCTTCATCGCATCGCAGCCCACCCGAGGGCTCGACGTCGGCTCCATCGAATTCGTGCACAAGCGGGTCATCGCGGAACGGGACAACGGAACTCCGGTGATGATCGTGTCCACGGAACTCGATGAAGTCCTCGAGCTCGCTGACAGGATCGCCGTTCTCTACCGGGGAAAGCTGGTCGGGATCGTTCCCGCCGGCACCTCCCGCGATGTGCTGGGCTTGATGATGGCCGGCGTTCCGGAACATGAGGCAGAACTGACTGCGCACAAGACCCTCGAGGGAGGAACCCATGTCTGA
- a CDS encoding ABC transporter permease, with product MSESNTPRQENEAEPERPETLDDEVVLDVALDTADGAMAPSVIPATSQGGQIPHAAGGSVFRQIVTGNAMVSVLSVLLAIVLGGILMAVTNPKVAETAGYFFAQPGDMLTEVFRPYVALVQGAIFNWAGADAAAQLYPITETLTVSTPLILAGLGVALAFRAGLFNIGAQGQIIFGALFGAYVGFTWHLPFLVHLLLVIVAGFVGGAVWGGVVGLLKARTGAHEVIVTIMLNYIANFLLLFLLTTPAFQRKGSTNPISPFLDQTALFPELLGPQFRLHAGFLLAVLATVFVWWLLKRSTLGFEFRAVGANQSAARTAGINVPRAVILVMAIAGALAGLAGIAQVSGTEKYLSGGVAASIGFDAITVALLGRSTPWGTFFAGLLFGAFRAGGVAMQAETQTPIDIVLVIQSLIVLFIAAPPLVRAIFGLNPRKKKKATGGPGSGTIPSGKIESGAATA from the coding sequence ATGTCTGAGTCCAACACCCCTCGGCAGGAAAACGAGGCCGAGCCGGAGCGCCCGGAAACATTGGACGACGAGGTCGTCCTGGACGTCGCACTGGACACGGCGGACGGTGCAATGGCCCCGTCGGTCATTCCGGCTACCAGCCAAGGCGGACAGATCCCGCACGCCGCCGGCGGCTCGGTCTTCCGGCAGATCGTGACCGGAAACGCCATGGTCTCGGTGTTGTCCGTGCTCCTCGCGATTGTGCTCGGCGGAATCCTGATGGCCGTGACCAACCCCAAAGTCGCCGAAACAGCAGGCTATTTCTTCGCGCAGCCGGGGGACATGCTCACCGAGGTCTTCAGGCCCTACGTGGCGTTGGTCCAGGGCGCGATATTCAACTGGGCCGGGGCCGACGCCGCAGCCCAGCTGTATCCGATCACTGAAACCCTGACGGTGTCCACGCCCCTCATCCTGGCAGGACTCGGCGTGGCCTTGGCCTTCCGTGCGGGCCTGTTCAACATCGGTGCCCAAGGGCAGATCATTTTCGGCGCCCTGTTCGGCGCCTACGTGGGCTTCACCTGGCACTTGCCCTTCCTGGTTCACCTCCTGCTCGTCATCGTTGCCGGATTCGTCGGCGGCGCGGTGTGGGGCGGCGTCGTCGGCCTGCTCAAGGCCCGGACCGGTGCGCATGAGGTCATCGTGACCATCATGCTGAACTACATCGCCAACTTCCTGCTCCTGTTCCTCCTGACCACTCCGGCGTTCCAGCGCAAGGGTTCGACCAACCCGATTTCGCCCTTCCTGGACCAAACGGCACTGTTCCCGGAGTTGCTTGGGCCCCAGTTCAGGCTCCACGCCGGCTTCCTCCTAGCCGTGCTGGCAACGGTCTTCGTCTGGTGGCTTCTGAAGCGCTCCACGCTCGGCTTTGAATTCCGGGCCGTCGGCGCCAACCAGAGCGCGGCACGCACTGCGGGAATCAACGTTCCCCGCGCCGTGATCCTGGTGATGGCGATTGCGGGCGCGCTAGCAGGCCTGGCCGGCATTGCCCAGGTATCCGGAACGGAGAAATACCTCTCCGGAGGCGTCGCGGCTTCCATCGGATTCGATGCCATCACGGTCGCGCTGCTCGGACGTTCGACGCCGTGGGGAACATTCTTCGCCGGGCTCCTGTTCGGCGCCTTCCGTGCGGGAGGCGTAGCGATGCAGGCTGAAACCCAGACCCCCATCGACATCGTCCTGGTCATCCAGTCCTTGATCGTCCTGTTCATTGCGGCACCGCCGCTGGTGCGAGCGATCTTCGGGCTGAACCCGCGGAAAAAGAAGAAGGCCACTGGCGGCCCCGGCTCCGGAACCATCCCCTCCGGAAAAATCGAGAGCGGAGCTGCAACAGCATGA
- a CDS encoding ABC transporter permease: MSTTTIQPGGGTPAGNAPASPGKTGATELVSWKAGIGLSLLAILGTVLFGFMSNSKSAGFGIAEAANEAASSVAALVTFVLALLLSVGLGYLWFVRRRSGLTSGSGTASGSGTVPGWLPPSTVAAVVVLGLAALGVAKVSKITLPSAAIGWIAAVILLGLAGYTVYLTLAKRAAPRWVGGTFAAVFLIGFMVWIVAGGNGDEPSISLAGLIAGSVTLAVPLVFGSLSGVLCERVGVVNIAIEGQLLLGAFSAAVVATVTHNVYAGLVAAAVAGTLVSLVLAVVSIKYLVNQIIVGVVLNVLISGLTSFLFSTLLTADPDGLNKPGRLPPVDIPFLSDIPIIGPILFHQSLVGYLMYIAVIVVYLGLFHTKWGLRVRAVGEHPQAADTVGINVNRTRFWNVLMGGAIAGIGGSFFTLVSVDAFSKDMSGGRGYIALAALIFGRWNPIGAFLAALLFGFADNLQSVITIIGSPVPSQFMAMLPYALTVFAVAGLVGRSRPPAASGIPYVKG, encoded by the coding sequence ATGAGCACCACAACAATTCAGCCCGGCGGTGGCACGCCCGCCGGAAACGCCCCGGCGAGCCCCGGAAAAACGGGTGCCACCGAGCTGGTGAGCTGGAAGGCCGGCATTGGACTGTCCTTGCTCGCAATCCTGGGAACCGTGCTGTTCGGCTTCATGTCCAATTCGAAGTCGGCAGGCTTCGGCATTGCCGAGGCCGCCAATGAAGCGGCCTCCAGTGTCGCTGCTTTGGTTACGTTCGTCCTGGCCCTTCTGCTTTCCGTCGGTCTCGGATACCTGTGGTTCGTCCGCCGTCGTTCAGGCCTCACCTCCGGTTCAGGCACGGCGTCAGGTTCAGGCACGGTACCGGGTTGGCTGCCCCCATCCACCGTCGCCGCCGTCGTGGTCCTCGGCCTTGCCGCGCTCGGAGTGGCAAAGGTTTCCAAGATCACGCTCCCTTCCGCGGCCATCGGCTGGATCGCCGCGGTGATCCTCCTGGGCCTGGCCGGCTACACGGTGTACCTCACCTTGGCGAAGAGGGCTGCACCCCGTTGGGTGGGCGGCACCTTTGCCGCGGTGTTCCTCATCGGGTTCATGGTCTGGATCGTCGCTGGCGGAAATGGCGATGAGCCGTCGATCTCCCTCGCCGGACTGATCGCAGGATCCGTCACCTTGGCCGTGCCGCTCGTCTTCGGATCCCTTTCGGGTGTCCTGTGCGAACGCGTCGGCGTGGTCAACATCGCCATTGAAGGGCAGCTCCTGCTGGGAGCGTTCTCAGCAGCTGTTGTTGCGACGGTGACGCACAATGTCTACGCCGGGCTCGTCGCGGCAGCCGTAGCCGGAACGCTTGTTTCCTTGGTCCTGGCCGTGGTCAGCATCAAGTACCTCGTCAACCAGATCATCGTCGGCGTGGTGCTCAACGTCCTCATCAGCGGACTGACGAGCTTCCTCTTTTCGACGCTGCTGACGGCTGACCCGGATGGACTCAACAAGCCGGGGCGCTTGCCTCCGGTGGACATTCCCTTCCTGTCCGATATCCCCATCATCGGCCCCATCTTGTTCCACCAGTCCCTCGTGGGCTATTTGATGTACATCGCAGTGATTGTGGTTTACCTCGGCCTTTTCCACACGAAGTGGGGACTGCGGGTGCGGGCCGTCGGCGAGCACCCACAGGCAGCCGACACGGTGGGCATCAACGTCAACCGGACCCGATTCTGGAACGTGCTCATGGGCGGTGCGATCGCGGGCATCGGCGGCTCGTTCTTCACGCTCGTGTCCGTGGACGCGTTCAGCAAGGACATGTCCGGTGGCCGCGGGTATATCGCCCTGGCGGCGCTGATCTTCGGGCGCTGGAACCCGATCGGCGCCTTCCTGGCCGCGTTGCTGTTCGGCTTCGCGGACAACCTCCAGAGCGTCATCACCATCATCGGATCGCCGGTGCCCAGCCAGTTCATGGCAATGCTGCCTTACGCCTTGACGGTCTTCGCCGTCGCCGGATTGGTGGGCAGGTCCCGGCCCCCGGCGGCAAGCGGCATACCGTACGTCAAGGGCTGA
- a CDS encoding cytidine deaminase, translated as MGKAYAPYSNFPVGAAALTEDGRIVSGCNVENASYGLTLCAECALVGDLHMGGGGRLRAFYCVDSKGNVLMPCGRCRQLLYEFRAPGMQLMTTQGIKTMDQVLPDAFGPDNLEENR; from the coding sequence ATGGGGAAGGCCTACGCGCCGTATTCGAACTTCCCGGTGGGGGCCGCCGCCCTCACCGAGGACGGGCGGATCGTCAGCGGCTGCAATGTCGAGAACGCCAGCTACGGACTCACCCTGTGCGCCGAGTGCGCCCTGGTGGGAGACCTCCACATGGGTGGCGGCGGCAGGCTGCGGGCGTTCTATTGCGTCGACTCGAAGGGCAATGTCCTCATGCCGTGCGGCCGGTGCAGGCAATTGCTGTATGAATTCCGGGCACCCGGCATGCAACTCATGACAACGCAGGGCATCAAGACCATGGACCAAGTGCTGCCGGATGCCTTCGGTCCCGACAACCTGGAGGAGAACCGGTGA
- a CDS encoding thymidine phosphorylase — protein sequence MTQTEAFDAVQIISIKRDKGTLSPEQIDWTIDAYTRGVIADEQMAALNMAILLNGMDRAEISRWTQAMIASGERMDFSSLRRPDGGMKATTDKHSTGGVGDKITLPLAPLVAVFGVAVPQLSGRGLGHTGGTLDKLEAIPGWRANLSSEEILAQLQDVGAVICAAGTGLAPADKKLYALRDVTGTVEAIPLIASSIMSKKIAEGTGSLVLDVKVGSGAFMKDEARARELAETMVALGKDAGVNTVALLTNMSTPLGLTAGNAIEVEESVEVLAGGGPEDVVELTVRLAEEMLACAGVHDADPAAALKDGRAMDVWNRMIEAQGGDPRAALPVAKESEVIPAPADGVLVELDALAVGVAAWRLGAGRARKEDIVQAGAGVRMHAKPGALVRAGEPLMTLLTDTPEKFDRAKEALEGAVLIAPEGSRPAQQLIIDRIS from the coding sequence GTGACACAGACTGAAGCGTTCGACGCCGTACAGATCATCAGCATCAAGCGGGACAAGGGCACCCTGAGCCCGGAACAGATCGACTGGACCATCGATGCCTATACCCGCGGCGTCATTGCCGACGAGCAGATGGCGGCCCTGAACATGGCCATCCTGCTCAATGGGATGGACCGTGCCGAAATCTCACGCTGGACCCAGGCGATGATCGCCTCGGGCGAGCGGATGGACTTCTCCAGCCTGCGGCGTCCCGACGGCGGCATGAAGGCCACCACCGACAAACACTCCACCGGGGGCGTCGGGGACAAAATCACCCTTCCGCTGGCGCCGCTTGTGGCGGTCTTCGGGGTGGCGGTTCCCCAGCTTTCCGGCAGGGGACTGGGGCACACGGGTGGCACGCTCGACAAGCTCGAAGCAATCCCCGGTTGGCGGGCGAACCTCAGCAGCGAGGAAATCCTGGCCCAGCTGCAGGACGTGGGCGCTGTCATTTGCGCCGCCGGCACGGGTTTGGCTCCGGCGGACAAGAAGCTCTATGCCCTGCGCGACGTCACGGGCACGGTGGAAGCCATTCCCCTGATTGCCTCGTCCATCATGAGCAAGAAGATCGCCGAAGGCACGGGCTCCCTGGTGCTCGACGTGAAGGTGGGCTCCGGGGCGTTCATGAAGGACGAGGCCCGTGCCCGCGAGCTGGCCGAAACCATGGTGGCCCTGGGCAAGGATGCGGGCGTCAACACGGTGGCCCTGCTGACCAACATGAGTACGCCGCTGGGCTTGACTGCCGGCAATGCCATCGAGGTGGAGGAATCGGTGGAGGTGCTTGCGGGCGGCGGTCCGGAAGACGTCGTCGAGCTGACCGTCAGGCTCGCCGAAGAGATGCTCGCCTGCGCCGGAGTGCACGACGCCGACCCTGCGGCCGCCCTCAAGGACGGCCGTGCGATGGACGTCTGGAACCGCATGATCGAAGCCCAGGGCGGCGATCCGCGTGCTGCCCTGCCGGTGGCCAAGGAATCCGAGGTCATCCCGGCTCCGGCTGACGGCGTCCTCGTGGAACTCGACGCCCTGGCCGTGGGTGTGGCTGCGTGGCGCCTCGGCGCCGGACGTGCCCGGAAGGAAGACATCGTCCAAGCCGGTGCAGGGGTGCGGATGCACGCCAAACCGGGCGCCTTGGTCCGGGCGGGGGAGCCACTCATGACCCTCCTGACTGACACCCCGGAAAAGTTCGACAGGGCCAAGGAAGCCTTGGAAGGCGCGGTGCTCATCGCGCCGGAAGGCTCACGGCCGGCACAACAGCTCATCATCGACCGGATTTCCTAG
- a CDS encoding DedA family protein → MQAINDFILAAAGQPWVLLLVFACCVIDGFFPPIPSESMVVGLAAVSVTAGMPNTWLLILVGALGAFTGDNIAYLIGRKVGVRRWRWMRSQRMQGAFRWAGRELRRRAASLIMVARFIPIGRVAVNLTAGATNFPHGMFVALTAMSAVLWASYSVAIGVFFGQWFEHNHLLGAVIAIGAAVILGIIVDRIINKVRGATPSAEEDEETGEPEEESVV, encoded by the coding sequence GTGCAAGCCATCAACGACTTCATCCTCGCCGCGGCCGGGCAGCCTTGGGTCTTGCTTCTGGTTTTTGCCTGCTGCGTGATCGACGGTTTCTTCCCGCCGATTCCCAGCGAGTCGATGGTGGTGGGACTCGCTGCAGTCTCCGTGACCGCAGGGATGCCCAACACGTGGCTGCTCATCCTGGTGGGGGCCCTTGGTGCTTTCACGGGCGACAACATCGCCTACTTGATCGGCCGCAAAGTAGGTGTTCGCCGCTGGCGGTGGATGCGTTCCCAAAGGATGCAGGGTGCCTTCCGCTGGGCCGGGAGGGAACTTCGACGCCGGGCCGCGTCGCTCATCATGGTGGCCCGGTTCATCCCGATCGGCCGGGTGGCTGTCAACCTCACGGCCGGAGCAACCAACTTCCCGCACGGCATGTTTGTGGCGCTCACGGCCATGTCCGCCGTTCTGTGGGCCAGCTATTCGGTGGCCATCGGGGTGTTCTTCGGCCAATGGTTCGAGCACAACCACCTGCTCGGAGCGGTCATCGCGATCGGCGCGGCCGTCATCCTGGGAATCATCGTGGACCGGATCATCAACAAAGTCCGCGGGGCCACGCCTTCCGCCGAGGAGGACGAAGAAACCGGGGAGCCCGAAGAGGAATCCGTCGTGTAG
- a CDS encoding DedA family protein, with product MLEHAAGQPWIYPVLLVFFFIDGFATILPSETAIVGLSALAMHRGEPNLWLLGATALVGAMAGDNMAYMLGRKIGLDRWKWMRKPKVQKMFAWAHYELDKRGAVLIFTARYIPWGRVAVNYVAGQTGFRHKTFFFLDAFACFTWVGYSIGIGSLAGHWVHNNPLLGVGIAVAFAVVLGVIVDHTLRWWHKHLEKRDGEKKDGEKKDGAKKEAAAADTGTAVNAASGVDRSNPAG from the coding sequence ATGCTCGAGCATGCCGCCGGGCAACCGTGGATCTACCCGGTGCTCCTGGTTTTCTTTTTCATCGACGGCTTTGCCACGATCCTTCCCAGTGAGACCGCGATCGTCGGGCTCTCGGCCCTTGCGATGCACCGGGGTGAGCCCAACCTGTGGCTCCTCGGCGCTACTGCGCTTGTCGGGGCCATGGCCGGCGACAACATGGCCTACATGCTGGGCCGCAAGATCGGCCTGGACCGCTGGAAATGGATGCGCAAGCCGAAGGTCCAGAAGATGTTTGCGTGGGCACACTACGAACTGGACAAGCGCGGAGCGGTGCTTATCTTCACAGCCCGGTACATACCCTGGGGCCGGGTAGCGGTGAACTACGTCGCGGGACAGACCGGCTTCCGCCACAAGACCTTCTTCTTCCTGGATGCCTTCGCGTGCTTCACGTGGGTAGGTTATTCGATCGGCATTGGATCCCTGGCCGGCCATTGGGTGCACAACAACCCGCTCCTCGGCGTGGGGATTGCCGTGGCATTCGCTGTAGTGCTCGGCGTCATTGTGGACCACACCTTGCGTTGGTGGCACAAGCACCTTGAAAAGAGGGACGGGGAAAAGAAGGACGGGGAAAAGAAGGACGGCGCGAAGAAGGAAGCAGCCGCAGCAGACACGGGTACCGCGGTTAACGCGGCGTCCGGCGTCGACCGCTCAAACCCTGCTGGCTAA